ACTCGACGGCGGTAAGGACGAAGCGTTCGCTCTGATGAACGCCCTTGAAATCGTTGATATCTCGAACAACCTGGGCGACTCGAAGTCGTTGATCACGCACCCGGCGACGACGACGCACCGCCGGATGGGCGAGGAGGCCCGCCTGGCCGTCGGCATCACCGACGGGGTGCTGCGCATCTCGATCGGGCTGGAGGACCCCGACGACCTGCTGCGTGATCTGACGCGCGCGCTCGGCTGATCCGGGCCCCTCCGGAGGACGCCGGCGCAGACGCGTTACGGTGGTGCGGACAACCCGCGGGAGCTCGGAGAAACCGGGCTGAGAGGGCGACCGATCTGTCGCCGACCGCTACGACCTGAGCCGGAGGCGGGGTCCCCGCGAAGTATTCGGGGGAGCGCAGCGGAGGAGAAACTTCGTGGGGTGCCAGTGCCGGCGGAGGAAGGGATCTGCGATGTCAGCGACGTCGTCATACACCTGGTGGCCGGTGCTGGGAGCACCGATGGAGGACGGCCTGAAGCGGGTGCTCGCACACGACTTCTTGCAGGGCCTGCCCAGCGGCACGTTGCCGCGAGAGGCCTTCGGCTACTTCATCATTCAGGACACGCTGTACCTCAGCGACTACGCCCGAGCGCTCTCGCTGCTGGCGGCGAAGGCACCGGTGGGATCCGCGGCGACCCTGGCGGCGCACGCCGGCGCCGCGGTCGCCACCGAGCTCGAGCTGCACCCGTCGCTGCTCCGAGCGGCCGGGCTCGACCCGGGACTGTTGCACAGCACCCCGAAATCGCCTGCCACCACTGCCTATACGAGCTACCTGCTGGCCGTGTGTCATCAGCGACCGTTCCACGAGGGCCTGGCAGCGGTGCTGCCGTGCTACTGGATCTACGAGCAGGTCGGTCGCGCGCTGCAGGCGGAGGGTTCGAGCGACCCGGTGTACGCCGCCTGGATCGAGGCGTATGCCGCGCCCGGCTTCGCCCAGAGCGTCGCCGAAACACTCGGCGTGGTGGACGCTGTCGCGACCCGGCTGTCGGGGCCGGAGCTGGAGGACATGGCCCGGCACATCGAGACCACGACGCGTTACGAATGGATGTTCTGGGACGCGGCGGTGCGCGGGGAGCAGTGGCCGTGGTGACCGGGGCGGACGTCGCCGCGCTGCTCGCCGAACTTCGCGGTCGCGCGCCGTTGGTGCAGTGCATCACCAACTCGGTGGTCACCGGCTTCACCGCGAACGCCCTCCTCGCCCTGGGTGCGGCACCAGCGATGGTCGACAACCTCGAAGAGGCAACGGTTTTCGCCGGTGTCGCAGACGGGGTGCTGATCAATGTGGGGACGCTGACGCCGGCACTGGGCGAGACGATGGTCGCCACGGCCCGTGCGGCGGGTAGCGCGGGGACCCCGTGGGTGCTGGACCCGGTGGCGGTCGGCGGCCTGCCGCTGCGCGACCGGGTTGCTGCCGAGCTGGTGCCGTTGCGCCCCACCGTGATCCGCGGCAACGCCTCGGAGGTCATCAGCCTGTCGGGCGCGGACGGTGGCGGTCGCGGGGTCGACAGCACCGCCGGCACGGACCAGGCGCTGGACGCGGCCCGGTCGCTCTGTGAGCGGACCGGCGGCGTCGTCGCGGTCAGTGGACCGACCGACCACATCGTGTCGGCGGACGCGACGTCGACGGTGTCCAACGGTGACCCGATGATGACGAAGGTGACCGGAGTCGGCTGCGCGCTGGGCGCCATCACGGCCGCCTTCGCGGCGTGCGCGCCCGCGCCGGACGCCGCATTCGCGGCCACCGCCGTCTGGACGATCGCGGCCGAGATCGCGATGGAGCGGGCGTCCGGGCCCGGCAGCTTCGCCGTGCAGCTGCTCGACGCGTTGTACGCGCTCGAGCCGGCAGATCTCGAAAGGCTACGGAGGTGAGCAGATTCGATCCGGCATCCCTGCGCCTCTACCTGGTCACCGACCGCACGCTGTGTGGCGAGCGCGGGGTCGTCGACACCGTGCGCCGAGCACTGGCCGGCGGCGTGACCACCGTGCAGCTGCGCGACCACGACGCGACCACCCGTGAACTGCATGAGACGGCAAGGCAATTGCGTGCGCTCACCCGTGACGCGGGCGTCCCGTTCATCGTTGACGACCGACTCGACATCGCACTGGCGGTGGGTGCCGACGGCGTGCATCTCGGCCAGTCCGACCTCCACCCGGTCGACGCGCGGCGGGTGGCCGGGCCCGGCCTGGTCATCGGTCACTCGGTGTCCTGCATCGAGGAGATCGAGGCCGTTGGGGAGTGGCCGGAAGGCACGGTCGACCACCTCGGGGTCGGGCCGGTCTTCGCGACACCGACCAAGCCGAACGCCGCGGCCCCGCTAGGGATCGACGGGGTGCGCGAGGTGCTGGTCGGTTGTGAGCTGCCCGCGGTCGCGATCGGTGGGATCAAGGGGAGCCACGTGGCGCCGTTGCGCGCTGCGGGTGCCGCAGGAGTGGCGGTCGTGTCGGCGGTCTGTGCCGCACCGGATCCCGCCGCGGCGGCCCGGGAGCTGCTCGCCGCGGAGGTGCCGTCGTGACGGCATACATCCCCACCGTGCTGACCATCGCAGGCACCGACCCGAGCGGCGGCGCGGGGATCAGCGCCGACCTGAAGACCTTCTCCGCGCTCGGCGCCTTCGGGACCGCGGTGATCACGGCGGTGGTCACCCAGAACACCCGGGGCGTCGCCGGGATCCACCAACTGGACGGCGAAACCGTTGCGGGACAACTGAACAACCTGCTTGACGACGTCCATGTCGACGCCGTGAAGATCGGCATGCTCGGCACCGTCGAGGTGATCGAGTCGGTGGCCGCCGTGCTGCGGGAGCGCGCGCCCGCTCCTGTGGTGCTCGACCCGGTGATGGTGGCCAAGAGCGGCCACCGGTTGCTCGCCCCGGATGCCGTGGCTGCGATGCGGGAGCAGCTCATCCCGCTGGTCGACCTGATCACCCCCAATCTGCCCGAGGCCGCGGACCTGCTGGGCGTCGGCGAGGCGACCAGTGTCTGCGACATGGCACGTCAGGCGAATGCATTGGCCGATCTGGCGTCCGGGGTCCTGCTCAAGGGCGGCCATTTGAGTGGTGCGGACAGCACCGACCTGCTGGTCGTCGACGGCCGGGTAACCGAGTTCGACGCTCCGCGGGTCGTCACGCGCAACACGCACGGCACCGGGTGCACACTGTCGTCGGCGATCGCGGCGCTACGGCCGCAACGGGATTCGTGGGTCGTGGCGGTACGCGAGGCGAAGGAGTACCTCACCGGTGCACTGCGCGCGGCGGACGACCTGTCGATCGGCAGTGGGCACGGCCCGGTTCATCATTTCTGGCGGATGTGGGACGACCCTCACACCTGAGCCAGGGCGGCGGTGGCCGCCACGACGGTGACGACCGCGACGAGGAAGCTCTCGATCGTGAAGCGCCGCAAGGGGATCGTCAGGTGGGCGCGCTTGCAGCGGCCGAACCACAGCATGGTCGCCAGGGAACCCCACACGGTGACGATCGGGCCGGCGTTGACACCGACCAGCAGCGCCATCAGCCGGTGTGCGGAGCCGTTCGCGGCACCCTCCGCCGCCAGGTAGGCGGGCAGGTTGTTGACCAGGTTGGCGCCGATGCCTCCGGTCGCGGCGACCCGGAGCAGGTCGGCGAACGAGTCGCCGGTCCCGGCGATGTGCGCCATCAGGGTGTCCAGGCCGTGGGAACGCAGGAAGTCCACGATCGCGAAGAGGACGGTCACCACGACGACCATCAGCCAGGGGACGGCGATCGTCCGCACCGCACTCCGGTTGCGGATCGCCAGCGCCACCACCAGGACTCCCGCGCCCACGGCAGCTGGGATCGCGGGGATCACTCCGCTGACGAACGCCGGTCCGAGCAACACACAGACGCTCGCTGCGATGCGGAACAGGACGGGGTCGGGCGGGGCGGGAACGGTGGGGACGTCATACCGTCCCGTCAACTGTCTCCCGTGCAGCAGCAGGACCACGATCGCGGTGGCCGCCATCGCCACGATCGCGGGTGCCCAGGCGACGTGCAGGTATGCCGACAGGCCACCCCACCGCTGGAACTCGTGCAACGCCAGCAGGTTGCTCAGGTTGGACACCGGCAGCAGCAGGGAAGCCGTGTTGGCCAGCCACACGGTCGTGAACGCGAACGGTAGGGGCGGTACCCCCGCCTGACGCGCCGTGGTGATGACGACCGGGGTCAGCAGGACAGCCGTGGTGTCCAGGCTGAGGACCGTCGTGCACAGGCAGGAAAGGCCGACGACCACCGCCCACAGTACCATCGTCCGGCCGCGCGCCAGACGTGCGGCCCAGTGTCCAGCAACCTCGAAAACCCTTGCATGATCGGCGACTTCGGCGACCACCGTGATGCAGACGAGAAACGCCAGGACCGGACCGACCCGGTCGACCAGCAGGGTCACGGCGCTGTCACGGACAGATCCCACGGCGTGCCGGTGCGCTTCGGCTCGTGCAACTCGACCGTGAACGCGTCACCGACCACGTCGCGCAGTGCCTGCGGGGTTCTCGGGCTGGCCCCCGCGACGGCCAGGTGGCGGGTGACCAGACCGCGGGTGTGCTTGGCGTTGTGGGTCGCCCCCGGCACCTGGATCCGCACCCACCGGCCGGCCAC
This genomic window from Flexivirga oryzae contains:
- the thiD gene encoding bifunctional hydroxymethylpyrimidine kinase/phosphomethylpyrimidine kinase → MTAYIPTVLTIAGTDPSGGAGISADLKTFSALGAFGTAVITAVVTQNTRGVAGIHQLDGETVAGQLNNLLDDVHVDAVKIGMLGTVEVIESVAAVLRERAPAPVVLDPVMVAKSGHRLLAPDAVAAMREQLIPLVDLITPNLPEAADLLGVGEATSVCDMARQANALADLASGVLLKGGHLSGADSTDLLVVDGRVTEFDAPRVVTRNTHGTGCTLSSAIAALRPQRDSWVVAVREAKEYLTGALRAADDLSIGSGHGPVHHFWRMWDDPHT
- a CDS encoding SLC13 family permease, encoding MGSVRDSAVTLLVDRVGPVLAFLVCITVVAEVADHARVFEVAGHWAARLARGRTMVLWAVVVGLSCLCTTVLSLDTTAVLLTPVVITTARQAGVPPLPFAFTTVWLANTASLLLPVSNLSNLLALHEFQRWGGLSAYLHVAWAPAIVAMAATAIVVLLLHGRQLTGRYDVPTVPAPPDPVLFRIAASVCVLLGPAFVSGVIPAIPAAVGAGVLVVALAIRNRSAVRTIAVPWLMVVVVTVLFAIVDFLRSHGLDTLMAHIAGTGDSFADLLRVAATGGIGANLVNNLPAYLAAEGAANGSAHRLMALLVGVNAGPIVTVWGSLATMLWFGRCKRAHLTIPLRRFTIESFLVAVVTVVAATAALAQV
- the thiE gene encoding thiamine phosphate synthase gives rise to the protein MSRFDPASLRLYLVTDRTLCGERGVVDTVRRALAGGVTTVQLRDHDATTRELHETARQLRALTRDAGVPFIVDDRLDIALAVGADGVHLGQSDLHPVDARRVAGPGLVIGHSVSCIEEIEAVGEWPEGTVDHLGVGPVFATPTKPNAAAPLGIDGVREVLVGCELPAVAIGGIKGSHVAPLRAAGAAGVAVVSAVCAAPDPAAAARELLAAEVPS
- the tenA gene encoding thiaminase II, encoding MSATSSYTWWPVLGAPMEDGLKRVLAHDFLQGLPSGTLPREAFGYFIIQDTLYLSDYARALSLLAAKAPVGSAATLAAHAGAAVATELELHPSLLRAAGLDPGLLHSTPKSPATTAYTSYLLAVCHQRPFHEGLAAVLPCYWIYEQVGRALQAEGSSDPVYAAWIEAYAAPGFAQSVAETLGVVDAVATRLSGPELEDMARHIETTTRYEWMFWDAAVRGEQWPW
- the thiM gene encoding hydroxyethylthiazole kinase; amino-acid sequence: MVTGADVAALLAELRGRAPLVQCITNSVVTGFTANALLALGAAPAMVDNLEEATVFAGVADGVLINVGTLTPALGETMVATARAAGSAGTPWVLDPVAVGGLPLRDRVAAELVPLRPTVIRGNASEVISLSGADGGGRGVDSTAGTDQALDAARSLCERTGGVVAVSGPTDHIVSADATSTVSNGDPMMTKVTGVGCALGAITAAFAACAPAPDAAFAATAVWTIAAEIAMERASGPGSFAVQLLDALYALEPADLERLRR